A single genomic interval of Acidobacteriota bacterium harbors:
- a CDS encoding tetratricopeptide repeat protein, which yields MERAIEHYTAALKLEPSLWQIDLQLSAANLALNRLALARQAIEKVIEHLSQYADSLELKQANVRAQLLLGEIALAEAKKEEAEKAFRKVLELNPQTARAHAGLAEMFLSSNKFNEAAAEAKIALDTGDQRTNTYALYVEALIAAHRHDEALSVLNELLKREPGFTPALRYRAEVFAARNDFNSAIKDLQAALTFEPRLQDKLRLAEWLARTKQYDRASALYQQALKDDPANKEAQTALAALLVESGKGAEAIAQLESLIQTQPNRADVRAQLAELYLAAQPEKALEQYSAAAKLEPANPAHQLGVGAALVKLRRFQEAVPALRPVLAAKPELAYFAHTNLATALFELDDFANAAREFVWILNQQREQKRAAITLYFLGICFDKLGDLEQAQKVYEQFLSLASAENQLEIDKVKLRLPPLKRQLEKGQGKHKKE from the coding sequence TTGGAGCGAGCCATTGAACATTACACCGCTGCGCTCAAACTTGAACCGTCGCTCTGGCAGATCGACCTACAATTGAGCGCCGCGAATCTGGCGCTGAATCGGTTGGCGCTAGCCCGCCAAGCCATTGAAAAAGTAATTGAACATCTCTCTCAATACGCTGACTCCCTGGAACTGAAGCAGGCCAACGTGCGAGCGCAACTGTTGCTAGGTGAAATTGCCTTGGCTGAAGCTAAGAAGGAAGAGGCTGAAAAAGCGTTTCGCAAGGTGCTTGAATTGAATCCGCAAACAGCGCGGGCACACGCGGGCTTGGCTGAAATGTTCCTGTCGAGTAACAAGTTCAACGAGGCGGCCGCAGAAGCAAAAATCGCGCTCGATACAGGAGATCAACGAACAAACACTTATGCTTTGTATGTCGAAGCGCTCATTGCAGCGCATCGGCATGACGAAGCGCTGAGTGTGCTGAATGAACTGCTCAAACGTGAGCCAGGTTTCACACCGGCGCTGCGGTATCGTGCTGAGGTGTTTGCCGCGCGCAATGATTTCAACAGTGCGATAAAAGATTTGCAGGCCGCACTCACATTTGAGCCGCGCTTACAGGATAAGTTGCGCTTGGCGGAATGGCTTGCCCGCACAAAGCAATATGACAGAGCAAGCGCGCTTTATCAGCAAGCCCTTAAAGACGACCCTGCAAACAAGGAAGCGCAAACCGCCTTGGCTGCGCTGCTGGTCGAATCGGGCAAGGGTGCAGAAGCCATTGCGCAGCTTGAATCACTGATCCAGACGCAACCAAATCGAGCAGACGTTCGGGCGCAATTGGCTGAACTGTATCTTGCCGCACAACCTGAGAAGGCATTGGAGCAATACTCCGCCGCCGCAAAGCTCGAACCGGCGAACCCTGCGCATCAACTTGGCGTAGGCGCGGCGTTGGTCAAGCTGCGGCGTTTTCAAGAGGCCGTGCCAGCCTTGCGTCCGGTGCTGGCGGCAAAGCCAGAGTTAGCCTATTTTGCGCACACCAACCTGGCGACGGCTTTGTTCGAGTTGGATGATTTCGCCAATGCCGCGCGCGAGTTTGTCTGGATACTCAATCAACAACGCGAACAGAAACGCGCGGCAATCACGCTCTATTTTCTGGGCATCTGTTTCGACAAGCTGGGTGATTTGGAGCAGGCGCAAAAAGTTTACGAACAGTTTCTTTCACTGGCTTCGGCTGAAAATCAATTGGAAATTGATAAAGTGAAGCTACGGCTGCCGCCCTTAAAACGCCAGCTTGAAAAAGGACAGGGGAAACACAAGAAAGAGTAA